The DNA segment AAACTGAGAATTAGTAGTTTTATGAACCGGTCGTATTTTCCCCTCTTCGGTTTCGCGATGCTTGGTCTGCCCTTGGCGGTCTGGGGGGCTCAAGATACCTGGATCAACGGCAGCACCGCCTCGATCAATTATCCGGTCGCAATTGATGCAACGAATGTGATTAACTACGGCAGCATCGGACCGTGGTTTAATTTCAGTGGAACGCTCCAACCATTCGACACGTCGAATACCCGCAACTTGACGAATTCCGGAACTTTTGATGGATCAATTGGCTTTCATTTCGATAACGCGCCACGCAACAGCAGCGGTCAACTGATCGGGTTGCGCACGCCGCTGGCCAATTTCCATAATCGCAATAGCGGTGCCGTCCACGCCCGGGATGGCGGAACGGTTGGCGGATACATTGGGAGCTTATTATCCATTGAAGCCACGAATCTGATCAATGAGGGAATCATTACCGTAGGCGCCGGAGGTTTGGGGAAATTAACCGGGGTGGATGTGGATCTGTCTTGGGGCGCGTTTGGCGTGGTTTCGGTGGATGCCGATCCGATTTTGCTGGGATCTTTCAACGAGGTGCCGTCCACGAACATGTTCATGCCGGATACGGCGATTACCGACATTTATTGGGGACAGGATCTGGATGAGCTGACGATCAACGTGGCTAATATTTTGACTCCCAATGGTGTCCGCACTCCGTCGCATCGTGTACAAGCGCCACCTCCTGTTGCCGACCGATATACGCAGTTTTCGCTCTCTAGTTTTTACTTCGATGGCATTTCAAATGTGACTCGATGGGCCAGCATTACGGTCACCAACATTGATGGCGACAGTGAGACCATCCAGGTGCCGACTAATGTTGTGAAACAGGGTGTATTTCTCTCGGTGCCGCCGGGAATCGAGGACGTGGATATTTCCTTTGTGCCTTCCAGCCAGCCGACGAATGACTATTCATCCGTCTGTATCACGGTTCAGTTTCCTTATACAAACGTACTGACTGAGGAGGTTGGCGGCACCACGATTTACTTCCAAGACACCTTGGCCGGAGAGAATGACCTTGGCTCCTTGATCAATTACACGACCACGCTGGCCGGCGCCGGCACGCCGCAGACCCAGCGCCCCGCTGGTTATCTCTTGTCCAGACGCACCCAGGGAATGGGCGCTCCTGGCAACGCCGAGTTGACCCCGGATTTCTTCTACAACCAGGATTATGAGACCAACCTCGTCAGTGGATCCTACGCTGCGTATTCTGGCGAGATAGATAACATTATTATTCGTCCGCCGAACATCCCTGCGGGCACCGCCACTAATTTGACGGGACGCGCGGAAATCCACGCTGCAAATTTGAATCTGAGTCGTGCCCGGCTGCGCGGGGAAGGACTGCTTTCCATCCAGGCCACCCACTTGGTGGATAGCGCCAAAGCGGCGGTGGACACGGAAAATTTGAGTTTGGATTTAGGCTCAACCAATGGGCTGTTGCGGATCAAAGACCTTACCAAGACAGAGACGCATCGGGTCAGGGGACCAATCCTGGCGTGGAGCGGAGTCTGGAGTAATTCGTTCAGCATGTTGGTGACGAACTACAACGTCACCACCAATGGGGCTGAAGTGGAGTTGATTACCAATACGGTCAATGTGTTGTTCCACACCTTGATCTATGACATGAGTCGTTTGACGACCACGGTGCCGGTAGCGGTGCAGCAATTCAGCGGCACGGCCACGAACATTGTGATGGACGATCAAGCGAATGTCACTTTGACCTACAAATTGGATGGTCAGAGTTTCACTCTTAACGGGGGCATGAATTTGACTGGCGCGGTTTCGGATTGGCGCACCACGAACGCGCCTTCCCTGCGCTATTTCACCAATAACGGCAGCTTGGTGATGCCCGGTGAGGCTCACTTTGGCGATGACGCGCCGCAATCTTATCTGACTTTTGTGAATAACGGGTTGGTTCAATCCGCCGGACAAAATATTGCCAGCAGCTATGTCGAGTTGGGCGGTACCAACACGAGTCTGAGCTCGTTCGTAGTACAGGCCATTGATGCCAGAGTGGGCAACGGGAGAATCAATGCCGGTAATGATATTGAGTTCGCCGCCAATACTTTGAAGCTCAATCAAGCGATTCTGCAAACACCAACGCGGCTGGTTCTGAATGTCACCAATGCCCTGCAGGACAACGGCATCAATTCGAGCAATCTATTCGTGCTCGGCGATGGGATGTTCGTAGTGCAAAAACCGGCCTCCGGAGATTTGCTGGGCACCACGATTCAATCCAAGGCCAATAATTTTTCCAAAGTGACCCACAGTTGGCCGGGCGAAGATCGCGGGGACACGGTTGCTGGCTTCACCAATAATCTGGCCTTGGGCGTTCTCACCTTGATGCCTAACGGTCCCGTTACGGCCTTCGAGTTCGTCGGAACTGGGGGACAGAAGGCGTTGTACGTGGACTTATTGGATCTCTCACAAGTAGCGGATTGGGAAGAGCAATTGATCATCAAACCCGGCATCACCATTTATTACGCGGCACTCAAGCTGAGTTTCACCCCGCCGGTAGGCTTTACTCCAGAGGAGTATCTCGACAACAAGTTCGGCGGTCGTTTGCGCTGGGTGCCGCAATTTGCCGGTCCGAACAGTTCCGTGGATGTCCTCATCAACGGCAACCAGACCATTCGGGTGAATCAGGCCCGTCGGTACAGTCAGATTCTGGACGACGACGGCGATGGCATTCCCAACTACTTCGATTTTGATCCATTCGGCGGAGTTCAAATTGTTGGCATCGAAACGGTCGTTGCGCCTTCAGGTGTGCGGATTGCGTGGCAAGCCGCGGCTGGGACGACTTATCATGTGGAGTATCGGACCAGCTTGACCTCGCCGTGGCAGCAGTTACTGACCACCACGTTCGATTCGCCAGTCAATGGTGTTTGCAGTGTGGTGGACACCAATGCTGTCGGCGGCAATGTGATGCGGTTTTATCGGGTGCTGTATAACCCCACGAGCCAAGAGTAGCCATTTTGGATTCCCGGATTGGGTAGCAGCAGAATGTCGGCAACAGGGTGCGCCTCGTGGTTACAGAGAAAGAAAGATTCATGAAGATTCAGTTGGTAGTTACTGTATCAAAAACACAGTTGAGTTATGTCGCCCGGAACGTCCGGATGCTCTTGGTTTTGGTCGCCACTTGTCTGGCTGGTTCCGCCGGGGCGGCGCTCCCTGATTCCATCTCTTTGGGTGGGCATGAGGCGCATCCAACGCGGATTCTGGCTCAATTCAAAGAGACGGTGGTTGCTGCGGCCAGTGGTTCGGCCTTGGAGCAACTGGGATCTAAAATCGTATGGCAGTCGCGCTTGGTGCCGGGATTGGTTGTTCTGGGCGATGCCAGCGTGTCCGCGGCCGCTCAAGGTGCGGCGCCGAGCGAGGAAGTGGTACGGGTTCAGTTACTGAACCGCATGAACGCTTTGGCCCTCTCCGGGATGTTCAAATACGTTGAACCGGACTATACCGTCCACCTGAATCTTACGCCCAACGATCAGTCTTTTGTGGATGGCACTTTGTGGGGTCTGCAGAACCTGGGACAGAAAGGCGGCGTCCCCGGTGTGGACATTGATGCGGTGCGGGCGTGGGATCTGACCACCGGCTCAACCAATGTCATCGTGGCGGTCATTGATACGGGCATTCGCTATACCCATAATGATTTGGCCAGCCAGATGTGGATCAATCCGGGCGAAATCCCGGGCAACGGAATTGATGACGACGGGAATGGCTACGTGGATGATATTTATGGCATCAATGCCATTACGGACACCGGTGACCCGATGGATCTCGGCGATCACGGCACCCACGTGTCTGGAACGATTGGGGCCAGCGCCAATGATGAGTATCGTCTGGTCGGAGTTGCCTGGAATGTGCGGCTGATGGGTTGCCGCTTCCTCGGCAGCAACGGCGGGTCCACCTCGGATGGCATCAAATGTATTGATTATGCGGTAACGATGGGGGCCAGGATTCTCAATAACAGTTGGGGCGGGGGTGGTTACTCGCAGGCCTTGTATGACATCATTGCTGTCGCTGGACAAAGAGGCGTTCTGTTCGTTGCCGCTGCGGGTAACGATGGACTGAACAATGATCTGATCCCCGCCTATCCAGCCAGTTATCCGTTGGACAATATCGTCTCGGTGGCTGCCATTGATCGCTACAACCTGCTCGCCGATTTTTCAAATTACGGACAAACCTCGGTGGATCTTGGCGCGCCTGGCGTAGCCATCTATTCGTCCGTTTCCACTTCGGATTCGGCTTATCAGTTGATGAACGGCACCAGTATGGCGACGCCCCATGTTAGTGGCGTCGCTGCGTTGATCCTCAGCATTTATCCCGCTGCGGATCTGAACGAAATGGTCGGTCGCCTGTTTGCCGGAGTCGTGCCGGTGCCGGGCTTGAATGGCCGCACGACGACCGGCGGGCGGGTGAACGCCTACAACTCGCTCACCGTTTCAGGAAGCGGGACCCTTCGTATGACCGTGAACCCAGCTTCGAGGTCCTATCTTCTAAGCGGTTCGGAACAGCCCATTTTTGTGCGAGTGACGGATTTGTTTGGAGTCAATACCGCCACGGTGAATGGAGAGGTGGCCGGACTTACCAATCTGGTGTTCGCCAACGATGGCGTGCCGCCGGATGCCATTGCCAACGACGATATTTACTCGGCAATCCTGCAAGTTCCGGAGATCGAAGGGACTTTAACCATGACGCTGTCGGCTACCGCGACGAATAAATTGGGGATTACCAATGCCGTCAATTACGCCATCCTGCCGCCGCCGCCGAATGATTATTTTACCAATGCGACGAAAGTACCGGCCGCTGGCGGTACCTATTTTGCCAATAACCGTTTCGCCACCCTGGAGGACGGAGAACCTCACCATGCTGACGTAGATACGGCGGTGGGTTCGCTCTGGTGGTCCTACACCCCCACGGTCACGACCAATGTCTTCATTGATACCACGGGCAGCACGATTGATACGGTGCTGGCCATTTACACGGGTACCACCGTGTCCAATTTACACTTGGTGGTGGCCACCAATGATGTCGGCAACCGGCGCGAGGCTTATCTGGGGCTGCCGGTGCAGGCGGGCACCGGTTATCGTATCGCGGTCGCCAGCGCGAGCGCAGATTCCCTGGGTTCGATCCAGTTGCGGGTTGCCCCTGGTGGCGGCCGTGACGTGACCCCTCCGGCGGTATTCGTCGCCAGTCCGCTTAGTGGACTCAGCGTGAGCAATCAATTGATCATGGTTACGGGAACGGCGGCGGATCCCACGCCCAATGCCTCGGGCGTGAGCGAGGTCTTTTTGAGTGTGAACGGCAACATTGCTGCGACGGCCTTGGGCACGACCAACTGGAGCGCTCCGGCGCTTTTGCAGCCGGGGGTGAACACCCTGAAAGTGACTTCGGTGGATGCGGCGGGTAATTATTCCGCCTCCGTGACCCGGCAGGTTCACTATCTTCCCAACAATCCAGTCAATGACATTTTTGCCAACGCTCTGCCGCTGGTTGCGACTCCGGAATTCGTCACGGTCGCCAATACCAATGCGACCAAGGAGGCGGGTGAGCCGCATCACGCCGGTAACGCGGGCGGCAAGTCAGTTTGGTGGCTGTATCAACCGCCAGCCGATGGGGTGTTGGTGCTGAATACGACCAATTCCACCTTTGATACGTTATTGGCGGTTTATACCGGAAGCACGGTGGGCAACCTCACTGAGATCGCTTCCAATGATGATGCCTACGAGGGTATCCCAGGCGGGGCCAGCCAGATTGTTCAAGCCGTG comes from the Verrucomicrobiia bacterium genome and includes:
- a CDS encoding S8 family serine peptidase, with amino-acid sequence MKIQLVVTVSKTQLSYVARNVRMLLVLVATCLAGSAGAALPDSISLGGHEAHPTRILAQFKETVVAAASGSALEQLGSKIVWQSRLVPGLVVLGDASVSAAAQGAAPSEEVVRVQLLNRMNALALSGMFKYVEPDYTVHLNLTPNDQSFVDGTLWGLQNLGQKGGVPGVDIDAVRAWDLTTGSTNVIVAVIDTGIRYTHNDLASQMWINPGEIPGNGIDDDGNGYVDDIYGINAITDTGDPMDLGDHGTHVSGTIGASANDEYRLVGVAWNVRLMGCRFLGSNGGSTSDGIKCIDYAVTMGARILNNSWGGGGYSQALYDIIAVAGQRGVLFVAAAGNDGLNNDLIPAYPASYPLDNIVSVAAIDRYNLLADFSNYGQTSVDLGAPGVAIYSSVSTSDSAYQLMNGTSMATPHVSGVAALILSIYPAADLNEMVGRLFAGVVPVPGLNGRTTTGGRVNAYNSLTVSGSGTLRMTVNPASRSYLLSGSEQPIFVRVTDLFGVNTATVNGEVAGLTNLVFANDGVPPDAIANDDIYSAILQVPEIEGTLTMTLSATATNKLGITNAVNYAILPPPPNDYFTNATKVPAAGGTYFANNRFATLEDGEPHHADVDTAVGSLWWSYTPTVTTNVFIDTTGSTIDTVLAIYTGTTVSNLHLVVATNDVGNRREAYLGLPVQAGTGYRIAVASASADSLGSIQLRVAPGGGRDVTPPAVFVASPLSGLSVSNQLIMVTGTAADPTPNASGVSEVFLSVNGNIAATALGTTNWSAPALLQPGVNTLKVTSVDAAGNYSASVTRQVHYLPNNPVNDIFANALPLVATPEFVTVANTNATKEAGEPHHAGNAGGKSVWWLYQPPADGVLVLNTTNSTFDTLLAVYTGSTVGNLTEIASNDDAYEGIPGGASQIVQAVRASSLYYIAVDGYDGVSGQVVLNYSFTPAPVFHLAVETNGGGTVAPGSGDYASNTVVWLTASPSASHQFGSWAGDVTSSANPVAVVMNRDKTVTANFELIPFADGFESGDFQQLPWTTSGEVPWVITEQSVASGQFAARSGEMVDNNQGFQTSSLTLTVALQDGSGSFAYRVSSEPTFDYLRFSLDGEELQRWSGETDWTTFMFPVQKGTHTLQWDYVKDAALSIGLDAAFIDNLLLPLGLPVDESTPASLEIIRLPDGSLTIEILGQEDREYEIQASSNLTDWELVATQVASGGVIHFTDPNSGMHSVRFYRAVAVVP